A section of the Leptotrichia sp. HSP-342 genome encodes:
- the cobK gene encoding precorrin-6A reductase, whose protein sequence is MIWIIGGTKDSRSILDEVLKVREDGIIVSTATEYGGKLLEDVAKNERVHVISERLNVLQIEGMILEKNIDLIIDASHPYAQNISNTVISMVSYLNERAVAGEKIKYVRFERKVINYGNKNVFQFNDLKEIIKFLDKVENKNVLSTLGSNTLAEIKEISNKNNLFVRILPTTTSIQSAEELGYLPKNIIAMQGPFSKNMNIAMLEDFKIDYLITKESGETGGELQKVEACQECGVKILAIKRPVLNYGIFFDTIEELIKYIAELF, encoded by the coding sequence ATGATTTGGATAATTGGTGGAACTAAGGATTCCAGAAGTATTTTAGATGAAGTTTTGAAGGTTAGGGAAGATGGAATCATTGTGAGTACAGCTACCGAATATGGTGGGAAATTGCTTGAAGATGTAGCTAAAAATGAAAGAGTACATGTGATTTCAGAGAGATTAAATGTATTGCAGATTGAAGGCATGATTTTAGAAAAGAATATTGATTTGATCATCGATGCTAGTCATCCATATGCACAGAATATTAGTAATACTGTTATTTCAATGGTAAGTTATTTGAATGAAAGAGCTGTAGCAGGAGAAAAGATTAAATATGTGAGGTTTGAAAGAAAAGTAATTAACTATGGAAATAAAAATGTATTTCAATTTAATGATTTAAAAGAAATAATTAAATTTTTGGATAAAGTCGAAAATAAAAATGTACTAAGTACACTAGGCTCTAATACTTTGGCAGAAATAAAGGAAATAAGTAATAAAAATAATTTGTTTGTTAGAATATTACCGACAACGACTTCAATCCAAAGTGCAGAAGAGCTTGGATATTTACCCAAAAATATAATAGCAATGCAGGGGCCATTTTCTAAAAATATGAATATTGCAATGTTAGAAGATTTTAAGATTGATTATCTTATTACGAAGGAAAGCGGTGAAACTGGTGGAGAACTTCAAAAAGTTGAGGCATGTCAGGAATGCGGAGTAAAAATTTTAGCAATAAAACGTCCAGTACTGAATTATGGAATATTTTTTGACACTATTGAGGAGTTGATTAAATATATAGCAGAGCTGTTTTAG
- a CDS encoding low molecular weight protein-tyrosine-phosphatase, translated as MIKVLFVCLGNICRSPMAEAVFREMVKKEGLSDRIIIDSAATSSWEHGNPVHHGTKTRLAKEGIGVEGMYSRILNNDDLDADYIIGMDESNIENIKLFTNGKNKGEIKMLLEYAGENREIKDPWFTGDFDTTYDDVVKGCNALLEFIKKNNLN; from the coding sequence ATGATAAAAGTATTATTTGTCTGTCTAGGAAATATATGCCGTTCTCCAATGGCAGAAGCAGTCTTTCGAGAAATGGTAAAAAAAGAAGGTCTATCTGATAGAATCATAATTGATTCAGCAGCCACAAGTTCTTGGGAACATGGAAACCCAGTTCATCACGGTACTAAAACTAGGCTTGCTAAAGAAGGAATCGGAGTTGAGGGAATGTATTCCAGAATTTTGAATAATGATGATTTAGATGCCGATTATATTATTGGAATGGATGAAAGTAATATAGAAAATATAAAACTTTTTACAAATGGAAAAAATAAAGGCGAAATAAAAATGTTGTTAGAATACGCAGGAGAAAACCGAGAAATAAAAGATCCGTGGTTTACCGGTGATTTTGATACAACTTATGATGATGTTGTGAAAGGTTGTAATGCATTACTAGAGTTTATTAAAAAGAATAATTTGAATTAA
- a CDS encoding NAD-dependent protein deacylase encodes MDKISLLQKIIDESKRIVFFGGAGVSTESGIPDFRSANGVYNLKLNRNFSPEELVSHTMYEKYPEEFYNFYKKHLVYPNAKPNFAHKYLARLEQDGKLATVITQNIDCLHEMAGSKNVLKLHGTVDSNTCIICNKKYNMEEFLEICETENIPHCSKCGGIIKPDVTLYEEVPDPDTFRKAINEISRADTLIIGGTSLIVYPAASLVQYFQGKNLVLINKSKTEQDNFANLVIHESIGEIFKNLK; translated from the coding sequence ATGGATAAAATAAGTTTACTTCAAAAAATAATTGATGAAAGTAAAAGAATCGTCTTTTTTGGAGGTGCGGGAGTTTCTACAGAATCTGGCATCCCTGATTTTAGAAGTGCAAATGGAGTCTACAATTTAAAACTTAATAGAAATTTTTCTCCAGAAGAACTTGTTTCCCACACAATGTATGAAAAATATCCTGAAGAATTTTACAATTTTTATAAAAAACATCTTGTTTATCCAAATGCAAAACCAAATTTCGCTCATAAATATTTGGCAAGGCTAGAACAAGATGGAAAATTAGCTACTGTAATTACCCAAAATATCGACTGTCTACATGAAATGGCTGGAAGTAAAAATGTCCTAAAGCTTCACGGAACTGTTGACAGCAATACTTGTATTATTTGCAACAAAAAATACAATATGGAAGAATTTTTAGAAATCTGTGAAACTGAAAATATCCCGCATTGTTCAAAATGTGGCGGAATTATAAAACCAGATGTTACTTTATATGAAGAAGTACCTGATCCAGATACTTTTAGAAAAGCAATAAACGAAATATCTAGAGCCGATACATTAATTATAGGCGGAACTTCCCTTATCGTGTATCCAGCAGCTTCTCTTGTGCAATATTTTCAAGGAAAAAATCTTGTTTTAATAAATAAATCCAAGACTGAGCAGGATAATTTTGCAAATTTAGTTATACACGAAAGTATAGGAGAAATTTTTAAAAATTTAAAATAA
- a CDS encoding dihydroorotate oxidase produces the protein MATTKTKIGNFEFENCFMNAAGVYCYDKNELEQVINSQAGTFVTKTATLQSRPGNPEPRYHDTTLGSINSMGLPNLGFDYYLDYLLELQKTHPHRTFFFSLVGMSTEDTHALLKKVQESDFKGITELNLSCPNVPGKPQIAYDLETTEKLLADIFSYFKKPLGVKLPPYFDIVHFDQAAAVFNKFPLTFINCINSIGNGLVIEDESVVIKPKNGFGGIGGEYIKPTALANVHAFYKRLNSSIKIIGTGGILTGQDAFEHILCGASMVQIGTTLHKEGPSAFERITNELKAIMDKKGYKTIEDFRGKLKYL, from the coding sequence ATGGCAACTACAAAAACAAAAATAGGTAATTTTGAGTTTGAAAACTGCTTTATGAATGCTGCTGGAGTTTACTGTTATGACAAAAACGAATTGGAACAAGTGATAAATTCACAAGCTGGAACATTTGTTACCAAAACTGCCACATTACAGTCACGTCCTGGAAATCCTGAGCCTAGATACCACGACACAACTTTAGGAAGCATAAATTCAATGGGCCTCCCAAATTTGGGATTTGATTACTATTTAGATTATTTACTGGAATTGCAGAAAACACATCCTCATAGAACTTTCTTTTTCTCGCTTGTAGGAATGTCAACAGAAGACACTCACGCATTACTAAAAAAAGTTCAAGAAAGTGATTTTAAGGGAATAACAGAACTTAACCTGTCTTGTCCAAATGTGCCAGGAAAACCACAAATTGCCTATGATCTGGAAACTACTGAAAAGTTGCTGGCAGATATTTTTTCATATTTCAAAAAACCGCTTGGAGTAAAATTGCCTCCCTACTTTGATATTGTCCACTTTGACCAGGCAGCCGCAGTATTCAATAAATTTCCATTGACATTCATAAATTGTATAAATAGCATTGGAAATGGGCTTGTAATTGAAGATGAAAGTGTTGTAATAAAGCCTAAAAATGGATTTGGAGGAATTGGTGGAGAATATATAAAACCAACTGCTCTTGCTAATGTTCACGCCTTTTATAAAAGATTAAATTCTTCTATCAAAATTATTGGAACGGGAGGAATTCTTACAGGACAAGATGCTTTTGAACATATTCTTTGTGGAGCGAGCATGGTGCAAATCGGTACGACTTTACATAAGGAAGGTCCTAGTGCTTTTGAAAGAATAACTAACGAATTAAAGGCTATTATGGATAAAAAAGGATACAAAACTATCGAAGATTTCAGAGGAAAATTGAAATATTTATAA
- a CDS encoding tetratricopeptide repeat protein, with protein MENIEFESFDNIENDDSGRLYDMGKSYYDSGSDILAEKYLKEAAKGGNRKAFLLLADIYLKYDKLNLAEKYLKKIADGGDFELQDKLGTVYKRKSNFELAEYYYKQAINNGNQRAQYHLGKLYYLFKKKNLAIDYLKPIADERDQEAQVLLAKIYYDNGQVDLAEEYLHKAKDNGEAYYLLGKLYGEKQDIETAEKHLKTAADDYDNKRAQEVLSKLYTDKNNLTLAKHYLTLLADENHLEAFALLGNIFADEKNYNLAYTNYGHFFEGKKRENAKVDMKKIDDAKLKFNFGKCCIKLGKFDVAEQNLKGSEYLKISDNVIEVAKLYEEADQLKLAIQYYKSALHL; from the coding sequence ATGGAAAATATCGAATTTGAAAGTTTCGATAATATTGAAAATGATGATTCAGGACGATTGTATGACATGGGGAAAAGTTACTATGACAGCGGTTCTGACATTCTTGCCGAAAAATATTTGAAAGAAGCCGCTAAAGGTGGAAATAGAAAGGCTTTTCTTTTACTTGCTGATATTTATCTAAAATACGACAAACTAAATTTAGCAGAAAAATATTTAAAAAAAATTGCTGATGGTGGAGATTTTGAACTACAGGATAAACTTGGAACAGTTTATAAAAGAAAATCAAATTTTGAATTAGCTGAGTATTACTATAAACAAGCTATAAATAATGGAAATCAAAGAGCACAATATCACTTAGGGAAATTATATTATTTATTCAAAAAGAAAAATTTAGCAATAGATTATTTAAAACCTATTGCTGATGAGAGAGATCAGGAAGCTCAAGTGTTGCTTGCAAAAATTTACTATGACAATGGTCAAGTTGACTTGGCTGAAGAATATTTGCACAAGGCAAAAGATAATGGTGAAGCATATTATCTTCTTGGAAAATTGTATGGTGAAAAACAGGACATTGAAACTGCTGAAAAACATTTAAAAACAGCAGCAGATGACTATGACAATAAAAGAGCACAGGAGGTTCTTTCAAAACTTTATACAGATAAAAACAATCTTACTCTTGCAAAACACTATTTAACATTGCTTGCAGATGAAAATCATTTGGAAGCTTTTGCACTGCTTGGAAACATTTTTGCTGATGAAAAGAACTATAATCTTGCCTACACAAATTATGGACATTTTTTTGAAGGTAAAAAACGAGAAAATGCAAAAGTTGATATGAAAAAAATTGACGATGCAAAACTTAAATTTAATTTTGGAAAATGCTGTATAAAACTTGGAAAATTTGATGTTGCTGAACAAAATTTGAAAGGCAGCGAATATCTTAAAATTTCTGACAATGTAATTGAAGTTGCAAAACTTTACGAAGAAGCAGATCAATTGAAATTGGCTATCCAATACTATAAATCAGCTTTGCATTTGTAA
- a CDS encoding ISAs1 family transposase: MYSRKTEKQRGRLETREYYYTEETEWLIKRNKEWKEVKGIGASILTTEENGKNQEQKRYYITNIAGGVEEFVRAVRGHWAIESYHWILDVTFREDASRTLNKNAARNLNILRKLAISILEELPFRKKFSRRIKR; this comes from the coding sequence ATGTACAGCAGGAAAACAGAAAAGCAAAGGGGTCGACTGGAAACTAGGGAATATTACTATACTGAAGAAACAGAATGGCTTATTAAAAGAAATAAGGAATGGAAGGAAGTAAAAGGGATAGGTGCATCAATTTTAACAACAGAAGAAAATGGAAAAAATCAGGAACAGAAAAGGTATTACATAACGAATATAGCAGGGGGAGTGGAAGAATTTGTAAGAGCGGTAAGAGGACATTGGGCAATAGAAAGTTATCATTGGATACTGGATGTGACATTCAGAGAAGATGCAAGCAGGACATTGAACAAAAATGCGGCAAGAAACTTAAATATTCTAAGGAAATTAGCAATCTCAATACTGGAAGAACTGCCGTTCAGAAAGAAATTTAGCAGAAGGATAAAGAGATAA
- a CDS encoding ISAs1 family transposase, with protein MILIHWKKQLLLFYLINQFSFKEVLLYITQIEDKRQASKIKHKLSDIVVITLFAMLANVEYWEEIEEVGKLYLKALKRYLELPNGVPSHDTIQRVMATIEPEVTEVLLTKWMELKISGEYKKIRKILNIDGKFLNGMKNKNNSPLNIVSAYSKEDGICYSQVALEGKGNEIEVILRLLDKISVKECTAGKQKSKGVDWKLGNITILKKQNGLLKEIRNGRK; from the coding sequence ATAATTTTAATACACTGGAAGAAGCAGTTACTTCTGTTTTATTTAATAAATCAGTTCAGTTTTAAAGAGGTTTTACTATATATTACTCAAATAGAGGACAAGCGACAGGCTTCAAAAATAAAACACAAGTTAAGTGACATTGTTGTGATTACTCTTTTTGCTATGCTTGCGAATGTTGAATATTGGGAAGAGATTGAGGAAGTTGGGAAACTGTATCTTAAAGCATTAAAAAGATACTTGGAGCTGCCAAACGGAGTTCCTTCGCATGATACTATTCAAAGAGTCATGGCTACAATAGAGCCTGAAGTTACAGAAGTTCTTTTGACAAAATGGATGGAGCTAAAAATTTCCGGGGAATATAAAAAAATAAGAAAAATATTGAATATTGATGGGAAATTTTTAAACGGAATGAAGAATAAAAACAACAGCCCGTTAAACATAGTATCTGCGTATTCCAAAGAAGATGGAATCTGCTATTCACAAGTGGCGCTTGAAGGAAAAGGGAATGAGATAGAAGTGATATTACGTCTGCTTGATAAAATCTCAGTAAAGGAATGTACAGCAGGAAAACAGAAAAGCAAAGGGGTCGACTGGAAACTAGGGAATATTACTATACTGAAGAAACAGAATGGCTTATTAAAAGAAATAAGGAATGGAAGGAAGTAA
- a CDS encoding transposase yields the protein MECEIKRPKQWKYYSGKKKKYTIKAQIVANEKELRILNVSFSHGSIHDFKLFCKSRVHFLKDVLLIVDKGYIGM from the coding sequence ATGGAATGCGAGATTAAGCGTCCTAAACAGTGGAAATATTACTCAGGAAAAAAGAAAAAGTACACGATAAAGGCTCAAATAGTGGCAAACGAAAAAGAGCTAAGGATACTTAATGTCTCATTTTCACATGGAAGTATTCACGACTTTAAGCTGTTCTGCAAGAGCCGCGTGCATTTTTTAAAAGATGTCCTTTTAATTGTCGACAAAGGATACATAGGCATGTAA
- a CDS encoding transposase family protein: MIPKKSIKRNKLTKEDRKYNSTISKRRIYIEHVNRHIKKFRIVSICYRNKERKFSMRFSLICVIYNFEL, encoded by the coding sequence TTGATACCTAAAAAATCGATAAAAAGAAACAAATTAACTAAAGAGGATAGAAAATACAATTCAACTATTTCAAAGCGGAGAATCTACATAGAGCATGTGAACAGGCATATCAAGAAATTTAGGATAGTATCTATATGTTACAGAAACAAGGAAAGAAAATTTTCTATGAGATTCTCGTTGATTTGTGTAATTTATAATTTTGAACTATAA
- a CDS encoding DUF3298 domain-containing protein yields the protein MRKLTLFFMTLILFNLSFAAEDTTFTFQGFSPVSPSVVKSTKRVKVLGKSRVSYPMFFGKSGNITKNMNKNMEKFISDYKSSRNKIYTVTSEVKGDNSAFVSVLFTVEEKDTKTGEKITSYDGISFNVKDGKPLKLKDVLVDGFNDALTDAVNDKFRQFGLPQVAKFDAVSKKQNFYLENDSLVLIYNQGEGTNFADGQVFIPFILTDLIGILK from the coding sequence ATGAGAAAATTAACATTGTTTTTTATGACATTAATTTTATTTAATTTGTCATTTGCAGCGGAAGATACTACTTTTACCTTCCAAGGATTTAGTCCTGTTTCTCCAAGTGTTGTAAAATCGACAAAAAGAGTGAAAGTCTTAGGAAAATCAAGAGTTTCATATCCAATGTTTTTTGGTAAAAGTGGAAATATTACTAAAAATATGAACAAAAACATGGAGAAATTCATTTCGGACTACAAATCTTCAAGAAATAAAATTTACACAGTTACTTCTGAAGTTAAAGGTGATAATAGTGCGTTCGTAAGCGTGTTGTTCACAGTAGAAGAAAAAGACACAAAAACTGGTGAAAAAATAACATCTTATGATGGAATTTCATTTAATGTAAAAGATGGAAAACCATTAAAATTAAAGGATGTCCTTGTAGATGGATTTAATGACGCATTGACAGATGCTGTTAATGATAAGTTTAGACAGTTTGGACTGCCTCAGGTAGCCAAATTTGATGCTGTTTCTAAAAAACAAAACTTCTACTTAGAAAATGATTCATTGGTTCTAATATATAATCAAGGAGAAGGTACAAACTTTGCTGATGGACAAGTGTTTATTCCATTTATACTAACTGATTTAATAGGAATTTTAAAATAA
- a CDS encoding nitrite/sulfite reductase — protein MKLNNYERIKDYEAEREKKELEFIINLTREALTDPEKEKEWNAVRTSFALYTEGRKKGTYMIRPRFFESKIDIEDFEYLLDVVQKYCDKRLHLTTRQDFQLHGIEKENLPDLLEAISKRGFFTKATCGDSTRAVITPETTGFEEEVFDVSPHAKIVTDYILNGREFMHLPRKYKIAFSNKEENSLYVKINDIGFQAVIQDEKKGFRVYVGGGIGPISTNAIILREFIEEDEFLYYIHAIRNVFNDHGNRKIRARARLRYIMLNLGEEKFLELCNEYISNFYVEKGDSLRVYTKKLLEEREILDKEKELEKIETFSEGENTDENVKNDEFVKNNENIVVGKRKGEYGYYLRPARGNIYKEDGEKLIKFVKSLDYKIELKLTSFQSILVRGLKKEDVLKLREIMEEYYGENEFFNSYSCIGSTTCNVGILDTPPILDYIFKYFENEEKRELTNYLPQIKIAGCPNSCATPQIAKLGFSGRRKKDGEYFAIFARGEFTGKTVKLNEIVGEIKASKIPYFLEDIANIIKEENIEFKEFVHEERFIELIEKYKEFELEVVDFNDFRKADMERAW, from the coding sequence ATGAAATTGAATAATTATGAAAGAATCAAGGATTATGAGGCTGAGAGAGAGAAAAAAGAGCTGGAGTTTATTATAAATTTGACAAGGGAAGCTTTAACTGATCCTGAAAAGGAGAAGGAATGGAATGCAGTTAGGACTTCATTTGCACTTTATACAGAGGGAAGAAAAAAAGGGACGTATATGATAAGACCTCGTTTTTTTGAAAGTAAAATCGACATTGAGGACTTTGAGTATTTATTAGATGTTGTGCAGAAGTATTGTGATAAAAGGCTTCATCTTACGACAAGACAAGATTTTCAGCTACATGGAATAGAAAAGGAAAATTTGCCAGACTTATTGGAGGCTATTTCGAAAAGAGGATTTTTTACGAAAGCGACTTGTGGTGATTCTACAAGAGCAGTAATTACTCCTGAAACAACTGGATTTGAAGAAGAAGTTTTTGACGTTTCACCTCATGCAAAAATTGTGACAGATTATATTTTAAATGGACGTGAATTTATGCATTTGCCGAGAAAATATAAAATTGCTTTTTCAAATAAGGAAGAAAATTCACTTTATGTAAAAATAAATGACATTGGATTTCAGGCGGTAATTCAAGATGAAAAAAAGGGATTTCGAGTATATGTTGGCGGAGGAATTGGACCAATTTCAACTAATGCTATTATTTTGAGGGAATTTATCGAGGAAGATGAGTTTTTATATTATATTCATGCAATAAGAAATGTGTTTAATGATCATGGAAATCGTAAAATTCGTGCAAGAGCAAGGCTTCGTTACATTATGCTAAATTTGGGAGAAGAAAAATTTTTAGAATTATGTAATGAATATATTTCTAACTTCTATGTTGAAAAAGGGGATAGCCTTAGAGTTTATACGAAAAAATTACTTGAGGAAAGAGAAATTTTGGATAAGGAAAAAGAATTAGAAAAGATAGAAACATTTTCTGAAGGAGAAAATACGGATGAAAATGTTAAAAATGATGAATTTGTGAAAAATAATGAAAATATCGTGGTGGGAAAGCGTAAAGGAGAATATGGGTATTATTTAAGACCTGCCAGAGGAAATATTTACAAGGAAGATGGAGAAAAATTGATTAAGTTTGTAAAAAGCCTTGATTATAAAATTGAATTGAAACTTACAAGTTTTCAAAGTATTCTGGTTCGAGGATTGAAAAAAGAAGATGTTTTAAAATTAAGAGAAATTATGGAAGAATATTATGGCGAAAACGAATTTTTTAATTCATACTCGTGTATTGGGAGTACAACTTGTAATGTTGGAATTTTAGATACTCCGCCGATACTGGACTATATTTTTAAATATTTTGAAAATGAGGAAAAGAGGGAGCTTACAAATTATTTGCCACAAATAAAGATTGCTGGATGTCCAAATTCCTGTGCGACACCGCAGATAGCAAAACTTGGATTTAGTGGAAGAAGAAAAAAAGACGGAGAATACTTTGCAATTTTTGCAAGAGGAGAATTTACAGGTAAAACTGTCAAACTGAATGAAATCGTGGGAGAAATAAAGGCAAGTAAAATTCCGTATTTTCTTGAGGACATTGCAAACATCATAAAAGAGGAAAACATTGAATTTAAAGAGTTTGTACATGAAGAAAGGTTTATTGAGCTGATAGAGAAATACAAGGAATTTGAACTTGAAGTGGTTGATTTCAATGATTTCCGTAAAGCTGATATGGAAAGGGCGTGGTAG
- a CDS encoding sulfate/molybdate ABC transporter ATP-binding protein — protein sequence MYVELKNINKMYNSYKASDNINLGIRKGKLVALLGPSGSGKSTILRMIAGLETPDTGEIIIDGKVVNDVSPSKRGIGFVFQNYALFRYMTVFDNIAFGLKIAKVKKSIIKERVEKLMVLVNIKGLGKRYPNQLSGGQRQRVAFARALAPHPELLLLDEPFAAIDAKVRQELRNWLRETIDKVGITSIFVTHDQEEAIEVADEIIVTNKGRIEQIGSPKEIYSNPKTAFVAKFMGNPIELENINRFKGFENLKNGQKAIIRPENVSIIKANEKFRYSASTENGIVKYTLFRGKEVEIGVQINGTLIKGNRKIEEDAVSMGEEVNIYIYRAYAFGENEEVEIVENENTRNQNDVVI from the coding sequence ATGTATGTGGAACTAAAAAATATTAACAAAATGTATAATAGCTACAAAGCGTCAGATAATATAAATTTAGGGATTAGAAAAGGAAAGCTGGTAGCTTTGCTAGGACCAAGTGGAAGTGGAAAATCCACGATTTTACGGATGATTGCAGGACTGGAAACACCTGATACTGGGGAGATTATAATTGACGGAAAAGTTGTAAATGATGTTTCTCCAAGTAAAAGGGGAATTGGCTTTGTTTTTCAGAATTATGCGTTATTTCGGTACATGACTGTGTTTGACAATATTGCATTTGGATTAAAGATTGCAAAAGTGAAAAAGTCCATTATAAAGGAACGTGTGGAAAAACTGATGGTGCTTGTGAATATAAAAGGACTTGGGAAACGGTATCCAAACCAGCTCTCAGGAGGACAGCGGCAAAGAGTGGCATTTGCAAGGGCATTAGCTCCTCATCCTGAATTATTGCTGTTAGATGAGCCTTTTGCTGCAATTGATGCTAAAGTTAGGCAGGAACTTCGGAACTGGCTACGTGAAACAATTGATAAAGTGGGAATTACGAGCATTTTTGTAACACACGACCAGGAAGAGGCAATAGAAGTGGCGGATGAAATCATTGTAACAAATAAAGGAAGAATCGAACAAATTGGAAGTCCAAAAGAAATTTATTCCAATCCCAAAACAGCATTTGTAGCCAAATTTATGGGAAACCCAATAGAACTGGAAAATATAAACAGATTTAAAGGTTTTGAAAACTTGAAAAATGGACAAAAAGCAATAATCCGTCCAGAAAACGTAAGTATTATAAAGGCAAATGAAAAATTTAGATATTCAGCTTCAACAGAGAACGGAATTGTTAAATATACATTATTTCGTGGAAAAGAAGTAGAAATTGGTGTACAAATAAACGGCACTTTAATAAAAGGAAATCGTAAAATTGAAGAAGATGCTGTATCTATGGGAGAAGAAGTCAATATTTATATATATCGTGCCTATGCCTTTGGGGAAAATGAGGAAGTGGAAATTGTGGAAAATGAAAATACAAGAAATCAAAATGATGTCGTTATTTAA